The Pseudodesulfovibrio cashew genomic sequence GGAGAATTGGCGGTACTGGGTCAACGGGGAACTCTCCTCCTCGTTCGAGAGGGATTTCCCCGGCGCGGTAGGCGCGGGCTTCGACGGTGGTGTTGCCTATGACTTCTGGGACGGCTGGATGCTCGGAATCACAGCCAAGACCGTGGCCCTGAGCGCCTTGCATCAGGACCTGTTCGGCGACGTGGAATTCGGCCTGGCCGTGGCCGTGTCGCAGAAGACGCTGCGCGAGACCCTGAAGCGGATGGGCTTTTTCCCGGCCCTGCCCGGCGGCTCGGACAAGATCGGCTTCAGCATGGCCCTGTCCGGCGCGGACAAGACCTATCGCCTGTCACCGGACAGCCCGGTGCGCAAGAATGGCTATCTCGGCCTGGTGCGTGCCAAGGTCGGGGCCTATCTGGACTATTCGCCTGATAAGAGCTGGACCATCTCGGTTGGCCCGGAATACCATTACAACCGACGCTACAAACTCTACGATTCCCAGGGCAAGCTTCACTCCACCCACCGTCTGGCCGATGGCTGGGGCGGCTACGCACGCGTGCTCTATACCTTTTAGTCAGGCACGAAGAAAGCGGGCCCCGCATGAGCAGGCACCCGCTTTCGTCCACTATCCACGGGGTATCCCCGAAGAAATATTTCCCTTACTGCCCCTTGGCGCAGGAGATGTAGGTCTCGGCGTCCTCCCTGGACAATCCGTGTCCGCCGAGGATCTTGGCGGCCATGACCCAGACCTCAAGCCGCTCGTCATCGGTCAGATCGTAGCCCTTGGCAGTGATGAACGCCTCCATGCCAGCTTGGTCCGTAATGGTCATGGCCTCGGACAAAAGGGCCGGGTTGTTCATGACGTCGTTTACGAGGCGGGAAAGTTCATCCTGGCTCATGCGTTTCTCCTTGCGGTTATTCTACCTTGACGGCGGAGACGCTGTTCTTGGGCGATCCTTCAACCAGCTTGTCGCTGTAGACCATGTAGACGAGCACGTTGCGCTTCTTGTCATAGAAGCGCACCACCTGCATGGATTTGAAGACCAGCGAGGTGTTCTTCTTGAACAGCCGCTTGCCGTCCCGTTTGCCGTTTTTGACGTCTTCGGGGACCTTGATGGGCCCGGTACGGATGCACTCCAGCGAGGCGTCCGACGGGTCTTCGGCCACCCCGATCATGCCTTTTACCCCACCCTTGCGCGCCCGGCTCAGGTAGCAGGTCACGCCGGAAACCTCGGGGTCGTCGAAGGCCTCAAGCACGATGTCATCGTCCCGCGAAAACATGTGGAAGACCGTGTCCACGCTTCCTATGGTCTCCGAGGCCACGGGCGAGGCCGTGAGCATGCACAGGACCAGCGCGAAAAACACAGCCTGGACCGAGAAGCCGAAACCGGATCGAGATTTTTTCGAGTAAAAGTCTAGAGATTGCATGAGACGATATCTAGCAAGGGTTTTCCGAAAAGGCAAGGGAGAGGCATGGCGGTGTCCCCTCGCGTCTCAGGAGAGAGGCGATGTTAAGGAGAGGGGCTCTTGTTAGGTGACGTTGAGCGAGTCAAACCGCTTGGCACTGGCTCGCGCCAAAAGCGTGAAGACGAAAGTGAGAAGCCAAACTCAAATCGTGTGTTCTATCACGCGACCGCACTGTTCCGCGCTGGGCTCCAAGTCTGCCAATCCGAAGGCTGGATGAATTGCAGGGCTGGCGGATTTGCCGCCGTATCGTACGGAAGAGTGGGGCTTGTGCCGTTGTGATCGTCTATTCGGCAAGAATGCCGAGAGGTGGCTCCGGCTGGTAAATAGCAGAAGACGCGCGAGAGGCGGAGATCGGCGTCAGCCTGCGTCGATGAACTCGCACTCCATGGAGCAGTCGTCACGTACGGTGACGAGGGCAAGGGAGCGGGATTCGCCCAGGGAACCGGGGTTGAGCATCTGGACGCCCTCGACGATTGACCAGTCGCGCCTGTGGGTGTGCCCGTAGCAGATCAGGTCGAAGTCCGGGCCGAAGGCCTTGGCCACCTTGATCGGCACCTGGGAGCGCGGCCCCCAGCCATGGGCGGCTGCAAGGGTAATGGGGCCGACACGGGCCGTGAGGGTGTCCTGAAGTTGGGCTGTCAGTTGCAGGTCCCAGTCGCAGTTGCCGCGTACGCAGAGGAACCGGTCATGCTGCATGAAATAGGACCAGGTGGAAAAGGTGGTGATGTCACCGCAGTGGATGAGGCAGTCGGCGGGCGCAAGCCACTTGGCGTAAACGCGCTCGAGCCACGGCTCCGGGCCGGTCAGGTGGGTGTCGGAAATGACGGCGATTTGCATGAGGCTGAGGCCGGTTCGGTCGTTCGTTATTCCTCGACCTTCTTGGCCCTGAAGCGAATGTAGGCGTCGCGGACTGCGGCGTATTTGTCCACCGCGCCCTCGGTAATGGCTTCGTACTCGTTGCCCGTGAGTTGCAGCGACAGGTCGTTCAGGTTCTTGTAGGTGCGGATGGCCGCAAACTCGATGAACGTGAACTTACCGTAGGTGATCGGGTCAAGGTAGGCGTCGGCCACCCAACCCACTGATTCACGGATGGAGCTGGGGCCGATGATGGGCCAGACCAGGTAGACTCCGTGCCCGATGCCGGCCTTGCCCAGCGTCTGGCCGAAGCCGTCCGCTGTGGGCCGTTCAGGCTCCCAGTTGCGCTTCATGCCGGACGTGACGTCCGCCAGGCCCAGTGCGCCGAACGCGGTGTTGGCGATGAACTTGGAGGTCTCCATATAAGCGGCGTCGAACTTGCCCTGGAGCAGGTCGTTCACGAAACGGACAGGGAAGAGCAGGTTGGTGAAGAAGTTGCGGACCCACTGGCGTGGTTTTTCCGGCACGGCCCAGGCATAGCCCTTGGCGATCGGCTTGAACACGCCGTGGTACATGGCGTCGTTGAAGTGGAACATGACGAGGTTGAAGCCGTAGAGCGGATCAGCCACCAGCGGACCCTGATCCGCGTATTCGTCGTCCGCGAAGATGTCCTCATCCGCGGCGGTTCCGGTTGCGTCCTTGGCAGCTCCGGCTCCCTTCATACCCGAGAACTGGGCGACCATGCGGGTGGAGTCCCCGGATGGCGTATCGCCTGACGCGAGGGCAGACCCGGCCCCAAGCAGGAGAAGGGCGGCCAGTACGCCGCAGATCAGCATTTTGAAATTCATTGTATCAATTATCCCTGAACCTTGTCTTCGGAAGCGTCTACTTCACCCCGGTCAAGTTTCTGGATGCGTTCACGAATCAGATTGAGCAGATCCTCCGGGCTTCCGGTATCCAGAATCTCGGAGAATTGACTACGATAATTGGCCACCAGGCTGACGCCCTCGGCAACCACGTCGTAGATCATCCACTGCTCTCCAGTGTCCCTCAACCTGAATTCAACAACTATTTTTTTATCTTTGTCAATGATTTCTGTGAAAACTTTTGCTTTTTTCCCGGCGACAAGCTCCTTGTCGTACTTCACTTCCTGGCCTCCGTAGGCCGGGATGCGCTTGAGGTAGGTGCGCTCCAGAAGCTGGACAAATGCCTCGGTCAGGTCGCTTTGCATCTGCTCGGACATCTTCAACCACGGCTTGCCCACGGAGTACATGGTCACCAGCCGGAAGTCGATGTATTCCTCGGCGGTCTTGCGCAGGGTGCTGATGGCCTCGTCGTGTTTTGCCTCGTCCTGCAAGGCGGGATCGGACAGGACCTTGATGAGCTTGTCCGCGCCCTCCTTGACCCGCTCCATGGGGGTCTGTTTGGCGGCGGACACGGTTGCCGCGGCCAGGAGCGCGCAGAGGAGGACCAGGGGAAAGAGTATCTTCTTGAGCATTTATGTACCTTGTTGCGGGTCTTTTTGCTTATTTTACGTTGCCCAGAGCGAACTTGCTGATCAGGTCCTCTAGAATGATTGCGGGGTTGGTGTCAAACAGCGTGTCGCCCGGTTTTACCGGTTCGCCCAGACCGCCTGGGGAAATCTTGAGGTATTTGTCACCGATAAGGCCGTTGGTCTTGACCGAGACGATGGCGTCGTCGGTGAGCATGATCTCCTTTTCAATGAGCATGGTGACCGTGGCCATGCCCTTTTCCTGATCCAGGCCGATCTGCTCGACATAACCGATGGAGACACCGAACATCTGCACGGGCGCGTTGACCTTGAGGCCGGAGATGTCCGTGAAGTTGGCGTGGACCGGATAGTATTTGTCCGAGAACAACTGGACGTTGCCGAGCTTGACGGACATGTACACGATGGCGGCCAGTCCGAGGAGAACGAACAGGCCCACGGCGGTTTCCTTTTTCAGTTTCAGCATCTCTCACCCTTTCGGACAGTGTCTTTTTCGCCCATTACGGCGTTGCAGTTGCGTTTCATCATGCTCTGGTCGATGGGCGGCAACGTCAGCCTCGGCGCATCGCGTTCCGTGGCGATGCGGTCCAGGAAATTTCTCAGATACGGGTCCGTCGTCGCCTCGAGCTCCTCCAGCGAACCCTGGAAGAGGCACCGGGCCTCGCCCAGGACGACCACGTAGTCGGCCAGGCTGCGCATGCTTGCCAGGTCATGGGTGACCACGATCATTGTCATGTCGAAATGGCACATCATCTCAAGCAAGAGCTGGTCCAGTTCGGCGGACATGACCGGGTCGAGCCCACTGGTGGGTTCGTCGCAGAAGAGCACCTGCGGGTCCATGACCAGGGCCCGCGCCAGCCCCGCGCGTTTGCGCATGCCGCCCGAGAGTTCGTTGGGGTAGAGGTCCAGGGCATGCTCCAGGCCGACCATGGCCAGGCGGTCCTCCACGATGCGCAGGATTTGCGCTTCATTCAACCTGGTGTGCTCGCGCAGGGGCAGGGCCATGTTGTCCTTGACCGTGAGCGAGCCGAGCAGGGCGCCGTCTTGAAACAGGACGCCCGTGCGCTGGCGGATGCAGTGCGCCTCCATCCGGCTCATGGCGTTCGTGTCGTGCCCGCCGATGAGGATGCGGCCGCCCAGGGGCGGCTGCAGCTGGAGGATGTGCTTGAGCAGGGTGGACTTGCCCGAGCCCGAGCCGCCCACGACCATGGACAGCTTGCCGCCGGGAAATTCGATGTTCAGATCCTTGCAGATGACCTTGCTGCCGTAGCCGATGGCCAGATTTTCAAGCTTTATGCCGGGTGCGCCGCTCATCTTTCACCTACCACAACAGCGACGTGAGCACGTAGTCCGCCGCAAGAATGATGACACACGACTTGACCACCGCGTTGGTGGTCGACTGGCTCACGCCCTCGGGCCCGGCATGGCCGGAGCGGGTGTGAGTCCAGTATCCCTCGAAACAGCAGATGGTGCAGACCAGCACCCCGAAGACCATGGCCTTGATGAAGCCGCCCTGGATGTCGTCCCATTGCAGGGAGGATTCCACGCTCGACCAGTACACGCCCTCGTTGGCCCCCAGGAGCTTGACGCCGGTCAGCCAGCCGCCCCACATGGCGATGAGGTTGAAGAACGTGGTCAGGATCGGGAATGAGAGCAGGCTGGCGGCCAGCTTGGGGGCCACCAGGTAGCGCATGGGGTTGATGTCCATGATGGTCAGAGCGTCGATCTGCTCGGAAATGCGCATGACGCCGATCTCGGCGGTCATGGCCGATCCGGCGCGGCCGGTAAGCATGATCGCGGTCAGCACCGGGGCCAGCTCGCGGACCATGGACAGGGCCACACCCGTTCCCAGGAAGCCGTCCGCGCCGAAGGTGGACAGGGCGTAGTAGAGCTGCATGCCCATGACCATGCCGGTGAAGAGCCCGATGAGCGCGATGACCGAGATGGACTGGACGCCGATGAAGTAGATCTGTCGGACCGACTTGGCGAACTGGCCCCATCCCGCGAATATGAGCACGAAGGACTCCAGCAGGAACAGGGTCATATTGCCCAGTTCATCGACGAAATCGCGGCACATCCTGTACGGAACCGCAAAAGAAAATATGGATTTTCCAGCCTGTTCGGCCATCGAAAGTCCCACTCCCGGCAGAGGACTGCCCTTAACTTTGTCTTGCACCAACGGTCTGCGGATTTTCAACCGGCCAGCTTCGTTGGCGTTCCCCATCAAACGTTAAGAATTCATTACTGACACGTCTGTACCGAAATAGTGATGAAACGGCAAGGCTGTTAGCCCTTTCCGTCACTTCGTGCACCAGCATCGCCGGGGAACTAAACACGAAACAAGTTGTTCGTGCAACTTATTTTTTGTCTTTGCCGTTCTTTTTGACCCACCAGGACGGGTCCGGGCCGAGGAACCACCACTCCTTGTGATCGGTTCTGGCGATGGTTTCGGCCAGCTCGTGGCCCCACTCGGTGCGCACCCGCTTTACGGCCATCTCCAGCCACTCGCCCGCATACTTGTTTCCCATGTCGAACTCCTCCTTCAGGTTCAGGATGAAGTCCAACTGATCGGCGTCCTGGGCCAGTTTCGCCTCCAGGGTCTCGGTGGTCTCCAGCTCTTCCCAGTAGCCCAGGATTTCCTCCTCCAGCCCGGTGCCGCCCGTGGCGTGTTCGAGCGCCGTGGTGCGGTCCGACCTGTCGTAGATGCTGTTGACGTAATTGAAGTCCGCCGTGCGCGCCTCGTGAAGGTCGTGAAAGAGGCACATGTACGTGGTCCGCGCCACGTCCGCTCCGGCCATCAGCGCCAGCACGTGGCCTATGACCGCCGTGCGGAACGAGTGCTGGGCCACGTCTTCGCTGCCCGAGCCCAGAAACTGGTAACCCGTGCGCGGCGTCTTGCGGAGCATGCCGCACTCGTTAAAAAAATCGACTATCCGGGTTGTCTTGTCCCGGCCCTTCATGTCTGCCATGGAATGCCTCCGGCAAGCCTCTTCCCCTCTATCTCTCCCGCACGTATTGACGCTGCCTCGCGACGAGAGCGGAGTGGGGTGATGGGGTGTGCCGTGTATAGTATAATGGTATTATGTTAGCTCAGTAAAATGCTTCCGATGCCGTTACTTGTCCGGGAACCGCTCGGAGCAAAGCTCGCCCGCCGCGCCCCAGTTCTCCTTGGGGACCTCGTCGATGATCACGGTCACGGCCTCGGGCGGGCAGCCCAGGATGCGCGTGGCCTCCCTGGTCAGGGTTTCCACGAAGTCCCGCTTCTTTTCCTTGGGCAGTCCGGCCCAGGTCTCGACGCGCAGGATGGGCATGTTTCCGTCTCCTAGCTGCGGTAGTCCGCGTTAATGCTGATGTATTCCTTGGTCAGGTCCGAGGCGAGCAGCATGGTGCTGCCCGGCCCGTCGCCCACGTCCAGGTGGATGACGATGTCCCGCTTGGCCATGATCGGCGCTAGCAGATCGTCCATGTCTCCCGGCTCGGGCGTGCCGTTGCGGAAAACCAGAACGCCGCCGATCTTGAGCACCAGATCCTCGGCCCGGAAATTCGCGCCCGAGTAGCCCGCGGCGCAGATGATCCGGCCCCAGTTGGGGTCCGATCCGAACAGGGCGGTCTTGACCAGGGGCGAATTGCCCACGGCCCGGGCCACGAGCTCGGCGTCCGCATCGGTCTTGGCTCCGGACACCTCGATGAAGGCGACCTTGGTGCCGCCCTCGGCGTCCATGACGATCTTGTAGGCCAGCTCCTCCAGCACGCTCAGCAGGTGCTTGCGCAGCAGGATGTAGTCGTCCTCGGACTCGATGGCCACGCCGGACCTGCCATTGGACAACGCCAACACGCAGTCGTTGGTTGACATGTCGCCGTCAACGGTGACCCTGTTGATGGTCAGGTTCACGCAGTCGGAGAGCATGGTCTGCCACGCCTCGGCCGAAACGTCCGCGTCGCAGGCGATGAAGGAGAGCATGGTCGCCATGTTCGGGGAGATCATGCCCGCGCCTTTGCACATGCCTATCAGGCGGACCTCGCCGCCCTTGAGCTCGAAGGAGGCCTCGGCCAGCTTGTGGACCGTGTCCGTGGTCATGATCGCCTTGGCTGTGAGTTCCGGGTCGTCGCCCAGGGACTCGGCCAGTGAGGGCATGACTGCCTCCCACTTGGCCATGTTGAACTGTGCGCCGATGACGCCGGTGGAAGCGGGCAGGATTTCGTCCGCCGGGACGCCCAGCGCCCTGGCGGCCAGGTTCAGGGTCTCACGGCAGTTGGCACGGCCCTCTTCGCCGGTGCAGGCGTTGGCCTGGCCGGAGTTGCCCATGATGGCGGAAATTTTTCGACCGTCGGCCAGCATCTCCTTGCACTGGAGGACCGGCGCGGCCTGGAACTTGTTGGTGGTGAACACGCCCGCGGCCACGGCCGGGGTGTCGCTGACGATGGCCCCGAGGTCGAGCTTGCCTTCGTACTTGAAGGCGGCCCGTGCCGCGGCGAACCGGTATCCCTTGGGTATATTCATGTCGTGCTCCATATGGATTTTCGTGATTGAGGCATTGGTGTACCCCAGAGCGGCCCTGCTGAAAAGGGGTAACCGCTTGCCAGCGGTCCAGGGAGGGCGTAGTCAGGTGCGATCATGGAACCGCTGACAATCGCCTTCGTCTTCGCCACCTTCCTGTTCGCCGCTTTTCTCAAGGGAACCGCAGGGCTCGGTTTCGCCACCACCTGCCTCGGGGTCATGGCGGGCTACCTGGACATGCGCCTGGCCATTCCGCTGGTTATCGTTCCGTCCCTGCTCTCCAACGCCCTGGTCATGATCGACGCGGGCGGCTTCGTGCGCATCTTCCGCCGCTTTTGGTTCCTGTACGCGGCCACGCTGCCCGGCCTGGCCGTGGGGTTGTGGGTGCTGGGCGGCGGGGACACGACCCTGCCCAGGGCCGTGCTCGGCATCTCCATGGTCCTGTACGGCCTCTACGGGCTCTGGGGCGGCAGCTTTTCCCTGCCTTACACCCGGTTTACCGCCTCGGTCGCGGGCACCCTCACCGGTCTGGTCAACGGCCTGACCGGATCGCAGATCATGCCCATGCTGCCCTACCTCATGTCCCTGAACATCACCAAGGACGAGCTGGTTCAGGCCATCAATACCTCGTTTACCATCTCCAGCGTGATCATGCTCGCCGGGCTGGGCCGCATGGGGCTGCTTTCCGCCGAAACCATGACCGTGTCGGCGGCGGGCGTCATTCCTGTGGCCGTGGGCATCTGGCTGGGGGGAAAGGTCCGCCGAAAACTGCCGGAAACCGTATTCCGGAAGATCGTTCTCGGCCTGGTGGCGGTGCTGGGCGCGGCCCTGGTCGTCAAGGCCCTCGGCTGACCTTGCAATTCCCCGGGCGAGCGGGCATATATCCGGGTACGATCCCCGTTCCATCAAGGAGTTCCCATGCGCCGTAATACTTTGATTCCCGTCCTGGCCGTACTGGCCGCATTCCTGTTCGTCCAGTCCGCACAGGCCGGGCGCGAGTTGTTTCTTTCAAGCGGACAGAAGGTCTACGTGCCCGTGTATTCGCATGTCTACCAGGGACCCAAGAATCGTCCGTACAATCTTTCGGCTTTGCTCTCCATCCGCAACGTGGACTCCGAGCACTCCATCACCGTGTCGTATGTGCACTACTACAACGACGACGGAGAATTGGTGAAAAGTTTCTTCAAGGAGCCGGTGGTCATCCCGCCCATGGGCACCAAGGAGGTCTACATCCCGGAGCGTGACACTTCCGGCGGGTCCGGCGCCAACTTCACGGTCAAGTGGGAGGGGGGAGCGAAGGTATCCACCCCCATCATTCAGGCGGTCATGATCGGCACGGCCTCCACCCAGGGCATCTCCTTCGTCTGCGACGGGGTGGCCATCGAGGAAGACTGAGTTCCTCCGGTTCAAGGAAAACAAGAGGGCCGTTTCCATCTGGAAACGGCCTTCTCTTTCATTGTCGGTATCGCAACGCCGGATCAGGCGTCGAGCAGCTCCATGAGCCACTTCTTGATGGGCGGGGTCAGTTCCAGGATGCCCTTGATTCCCTTGATGTCTTCCAGCAGTTCCTTGACCAGCTCGTCCGGGATCTTCTTGGAGCAAAGCACGGTGGAGCCGTAGTTGTCCATCTTCATCAGCACGACCTTGGGCTCGTCCCAGGTGTCGATGGCGAAGTAGATGGAATACTCGCCGCTCTTGGTCACCGGGGACCGCATGGCGTCGCGATAGTTGTTGTTGCCCCATTCCAGGTACAGGGTGACCGCGTCCTCGTGGATCATGTCCCAGTTCACTTCATTCAACCACTGCTTGCAGGCATTTTCGTCACTCATATGGCTACCTCCGGTATTTTTCCATTCTTCCATGATATATAACAACGGAAGCGCTGTTCGTCCAGCATGCGGGGACAGCTAGGGGTCGATGCCCCCGGCCATGTTGTCCCGGACCACGTATACCAGGTAGGCGAAGGCGG encodes the following:
- a CDS encoding Nif11 family protein — encoded protein: MSQDELSRLVNDVMNNPALLSEAMTITDQAGMEAFITAKGYDLTDDERLEVWVMAAKILGGHGLSREDAETYISCAKGQ
- a CDS encoding CreA family protein, coding for MLTASPVASETIGSVDTVFHMFSRDDDIVLEAFDDPEVSGVTCYLSRARKGGVKGMIGVAEDPSDASLECIRTGPIKVPEDVKNGKRDGKRLFKKNTSLVFKSMQVVRFYDKKRNVLVYMVYSDKLVEGSPKNSVSAVKVE
- a CDS encoding metallophosphoesterase family protein, encoding MQIAVISDTHLTGPEPWLERVYAKWLAPADCLIHCGDITTFSTWSYFMQHDRFLCVRGNCDWDLQLTAQLQDTLTARVGPITLAAAHGWGPRSQVPIKVAKAFGPDFDLICYGHTHRRDWSIVEGVQMLNPGSLGESRSLALVTVRDDCSMECEFIDAG
- a CDS encoding MlaA family lipoprotein, whose product is MNFKMLICGVLAALLLLGAGSALASGDTPSGDSTRMVAQFSGMKGAGAAKDATGTAADEDIFADDEYADQGPLVADPLYGFNLVMFHFNDAMYHGVFKPIAKGYAWAVPEKPRQWVRNFFTNLLFPVRFVNDLLQGKFDAAYMETSKFIANTAFGALGLADVTSGMKRNWEPERPTADGFGQTLGKAGIGHGVYLVWPIIGPSSIRESVGWVADAYLDPITYGKFTFIEFAAIRTYKNLNDLSLQLTGNEYEAITEGAVDKYAAVRDAYIRFRAKKVEE
- a CDS encoding ABC transporter substrate-binding protein, giving the protein MLKKILFPLVLLCALLAAATVSAAKQTPMERVKEGADKLIKVLSDPALQDEAKHDEAISTLRKTAEEYIDFRLVTMYSVGKPWLKMSEQMQSDLTEAFVQLLERTYLKRIPAYGGQEVKYDKELVAGKKAKVFTEIIDKDKKIVVEFRLRDTGEQWMIYDVVAEGVSLVANYRSQFSEILDTGSPEDLLNLIRERIQKLDRGEVDASEDKVQG
- the mlaD gene encoding outer membrane lipid asymmetry maintenance protein MlaD, with product MLKLKKETAVGLFVLLGLAAIVYMSVKLGNVQLFSDKYYPVHANFTDISGLKVNAPVQMFGVSIGYVEQIGLDQEKGMATVTMLIEKEIMLTDDAIVSVKTNGLIGDKYLKISPGGLGEPVKPGDTLFDTNPAIILEDLISKFALGNVK
- a CDS encoding ABC transporter ATP-binding protein; translation: MSGAPGIKLENLAIGYGSKVICKDLNIEFPGGKLSMVVGGSGSGKSTLLKHILQLQPPLGGRILIGGHDTNAMSRMEAHCIRQRTGVLFQDGALLGSLTVKDNMALPLREHTRLNEAQILRIVEDRLAMVGLEHALDLYPNELSGGMRKRAGLARALVMDPQVLFCDEPTSGLDPVMSAELDQLLLEMMCHFDMTMIVVTHDLASMRSLADYVVVLGEARCLFQGSLEELEATTDPYLRNFLDRIATERDAPRLTLPPIDQSMMKRNCNAVMGEKDTVRKGERC
- a CDS encoding MlaE family ABC transporter permease, producing MAEQAGKSIFSFAVPYRMCRDFVDELGNMTLFLLESFVLIFAGWGQFAKSVRQIYFIGVQSISVIALIGLFTGMVMGMQLYYALSTFGADGFLGTGVALSMVRELAPVLTAIMLTGRAGSAMTAEIGVMRISEQIDALTIMDINPMRYLVAPKLAASLLSFPILTTFFNLIAMWGGWLTGVKLLGANEGVYWSSVESSLQWDDIQGGFIKAMVFGVLVCTICCFEGYWTHTRSGHAGPEGVSQSTTNAVVKSCVIILAADYVLTSLLW
- a CDS encoding HD domain-containing protein — encoded protein: MADMKGRDKTTRIVDFFNECGMLRKTPRTGYQFLGSGSEDVAQHSFRTAVIGHVLALMAGADVARTTYMCLFHDLHEARTADFNYVNSIYDRSDRTTALEHATGGTGLEEEILGYWEELETTETLEAKLAQDADQLDFILNLKEEFDMGNKYAGEWLEMAVKRVRTEWGHELAETIARTDHKEWWFLGPDPSWWVKKNGKDKK
- the dmpI gene encoding 4-oxalocrotonate tautomerase DmpI is translated as MPILRVETWAGLPKEKKRDFVETLTREATRILGCPPEAVTVIIDEVPKENWGAAGELCSERFPDK
- the argJ gene encoding bifunctional glutamate N-acetyltransferase/amino-acid acetyltransferase ArgJ; its protein translation is MNIPKGYRFAAARAAFKYEGKLDLGAIVSDTPAVAAGVFTTNKFQAAPVLQCKEMLADGRKISAIMGNSGQANACTGEEGRANCRETLNLAARALGVPADEILPASTGVIGAQFNMAKWEAVMPSLAESLGDDPELTAKAIMTTDTVHKLAEASFELKGGEVRLIGMCKGAGMISPNMATMLSFIACDADVSAEAWQTMLSDCVNLTINRVTVDGDMSTNDCVLALSNGRSGVAIESEDDYILLRKHLLSVLEELAYKIVMDAEGGTKVAFIEVSGAKTDADAELVARAVGNSPLVKTALFGSDPNWGRIICAAGYSGANFRAEDLVLKIGGVLVFRNGTPEPGDMDDLLAPIMAKRDIVIHLDVGDGPGSTMLLASDLTKEYISINADYRS
- a CDS encoding sulfite exporter TauE/SafE family protein, translating into MEPLTIAFVFATFLFAAFLKGTAGLGFATTCLGVMAGYLDMRLAIPLVIVPSLLSNALVMIDAGGFVRIFRRFWFLYAATLPGLAVGLWVLGGGDTTLPRAVLGISMVLYGLYGLWGGSFSLPYTRFTASVAGTLTGLVNGLTGSQIMPMLPYLMSLNITKDELVQAINTSFTISSVIMLAGLGRMGLLSAETMTVSAAGVIPVAVGIWLGGKVRRKLPETVFRKIVLGLVAVLGAALVVKALG
- a CDS encoding DUF3124 domain-containing protein, translating into MRRNTLIPVLAVLAAFLFVQSAQAGRELFLSSGQKVYVPVYSHVYQGPKNRPYNLSALLSIRNVDSEHSITVSYVHYYNDDGELVKSFFKEPVVIPPMGTKEVYIPERDTSGGSGANFTVKWEGGAKVSTPIIQAVMIGTASTQGISFVCDGVAIEED
- a CDS encoding DVU0772 family protein, coding for MSDENACKQWLNEVNWDMIHEDAVTLYLEWGNNNYRDAMRSPVTKSGEYSIYFAIDTWDEPKVVLMKMDNYGSTVLCSKKIPDELVKELLEDIKGIKGILELTPPIKKWLMELLDA